CGCCGTGGTTGCCAGCCCGAGTGTGGAAGAGGCGCGACAGGTGTTCCTCGCCCGCCGTCTGGTGGAGCGTGCGATCACTGAGCTGGCGGTGCAACACGCCACCGCCGAGCAGATCGCCGAGCTGCGGCAGATGGTCAACGACGAGCGCGACAGCTTCTCCCGTGGCGATCGTGGTGCCGGTATTCGTCTGTCGGGCGAATTCCACCTGAAACTCGCGGAAGCGGCGATGAACGCACCGTTGATCAGCTTCCAGCGCAGTCTGGTTTCACAGACGTCGCTGATCATTGCCCAGTACGAAAGCGGCAACCGCTCGCACTGCTCGTATGACGAACACACCCAGTTGATCGACGCGATCGAGAAGCGCGACGGTGAGTTGGCGGTGAATCTGATGATGCATCACATGGATCACATCGACAGCAAGCTCAACCTCGATGAGGAAGGTGCGTCGGATGACTTGCATGCGGTGTTCTCGCATTTGTTGCAGACCAAGAAACCGGGGCGCCCAGCGGCCAAGCTCTGAGCCTGCTCGCGAAGGCGATCTGACAGGCAATAAAAATCCCCCGGGGTGAACACCACCGGGGGATTTTTTATGCCTTGGAAAAAGCTTAGCGCTGATGCACTAGCGCACCCGCCGCATACGTCTGCTGCACCGTGCGGTCATCACCCAGCGTCATCAGCACAAACAACGTTTCGGCAATGTTGTTGGCCTGCTTCAAGCGGTAGCTCAGCAGCGGCGTAGCGTGGTAATCCAGCACCAGGAAGTCGGCGTCGGAACCCGGTTGCAGATTGCCGATCTTGTCTTCCAGGCGCAGCGCCCGCGCACCGCCCAGTGTCGCCAGATACAGCGACTTGAACGGGCTCAGTCGCGCACCTTGCAGCTGCATCACTTTGTACGCTTCGTTCAGTGTCTGTAGCAGCGAGAAACTGGTGCCGCCACCGACGTCAGTGCCCAGGCCGACATTGAGCTTGTGCTTCTCGGCCATCGGCAAGTTGAATAGGCCACTGCCGAGGAAGAAGTTCGAGGTTGGGCAGAACGAAATCGCCGAGCCGGTTTCTGCCAGTCGCGCGCATTCGTCGTCGCACAAGTGCACACCGTGGGCGAACACCGAGCGCTCACCGAGCAGTTTGTAGTGATCGTAAACGTCGAGGTAGCCCTTGCGCTCAGGGAACAGCTCCTTGACCCACTCGATTTCCTTGAGGTTTTCGCTGATGTGGGTCTGCATGTACAGATCCGGGTATTCGGTCAGCAGTTGCCCGGCGAGGGTCAGCTGTTCCGGGGTGCTGGTCGGTGCGAAGCGCGGGGTGACCGCATAGTGCAGACGACCCTTGCCATGCCAGCGCTCGATCAGCGCTTTGCTGTCGACATAGCTCGATTCGGCGGTGTCGGTCAGGTAGTCCGGGGCGTTGCGGTCCATCATCACCTTACCGGCGATCATCCGCAGGTCGAGCTTCTCGGCTGCTTCAAAGAGCGAGTTCACCGATTGCGGGTGCACGCTGCCAAACACCAGTGCGGTGGTGGTGCCGTTGCGCAGCAGCTCCTTGACGAAAATGTCAGCGACTTCGTCGGCGTGGGCCTTGTCGCCGAACTGGCTTTCGCACGGGAAGGTGTAGGTGTTCAGCCAGTCGAGCAATTGCTCGCCGTAGGCACCGACCATGCCGGTTTGCGGAAAGTGAATGTGGGTGTCGATGAAGCCCGGAGTAATCAGCGCGTCTTGGTAGTGCTCGATTTCGATGTCTGCCGGCAGCGTCGGCAGCAAATCACTGGCGTGGCCAAGGGCGCTGATCTTGCCGCCATCGACCACCAGCAGGCCATCCTCGAAATATTCGTAGGAGGCTTCGATCCCGACTTCGGCAGGGTCGGCGATGCTGTGCAGGATGGCGGCGCGGTAGGCTTTGCGAGTCAGAGGCATGAGGGTTCTCTAATCAGTTTGAGGCTTTGAGTTTGGTCGCCTGACTGCGCCGCGAAACCGGCAGCAGTTTGGCAATCGGTTCGGCGCTGGCGGTCTGCTGGCCGAAGTTGGCGTTGTAGGTGGCGATGATTTCGCCGGCGATGGAGATGGCGATTTCCACAGGCAGTTTGCCTTTGACCTCGCCGATGCCCATCGGGCAGCGCATGCGTTGCACGACGCCGCTGTCGAAACCGCGATCACGCAAACGATGTTCGAACTTCGCGCGTTTGGTCTTCGAACCGATCAGGCCGAAGTAGGCGAAGTCGTTGCGCTTGAGAATCGCGGCAGTGAGTTCAAGGTCGAGCTGATGGTTGTGGGTCATGACGATGCAATAACTGCCGGCGGGCAGCTCATCGATT
This region of Pseudomonas sp. R84 genomic DNA includes:
- a CDS encoding GntR family transcriptional regulator, giving the protein MNEQLQPLKKQPRAGKAGRSGTQDDIVYAHIFEAILEQRLAPGTKLSEEALGEIFGVSRTIIRRALSRLAHEGVVLLRPNRGAVVASPSVEEARQVFLARRLVERAITELAVQHATAEQIAELRQMVNDERDSFSRGDRGAGIRLSGEFHLKLAEAAMNAPLISFQRSLVSQTSLIIAQYESGNRSHCSYDEHTQLIDAIEKRDGELAVNLMMHHMDHIDSKLNLDEEGASDDLHAVFSHLLQTKKPGRPAAKL
- the guaD gene encoding guanine deaminase; its protein translation is MPLTRKAYRAAILHSIADPAEVGIEASYEYFEDGLLVVDGGKISALGHASDLLPTLPADIEIEHYQDALITPGFIDTHIHFPQTGMVGAYGEQLLDWLNTYTFPCESQFGDKAHADEVADIFVKELLRNGTTTALVFGSVHPQSVNSLFEAAEKLDLRMIAGKVMMDRNAPDYLTDTAESSYVDSKALIERWHGKGRLHYAVTPRFAPTSTPEQLTLAGQLLTEYPDLYMQTHISENLKEIEWVKELFPERKGYLDVYDHYKLLGERSVFAHGVHLCDDECARLAETGSAISFCPTSNFFLGSGLFNLPMAEKHKLNVGLGTDVGGGTSFSLLQTLNEAYKVMQLQGARLSPFKSLYLATLGGARALRLEDKIGNLQPGSDADFLVLDYHATPLLSYRLKQANNIAETLFVLMTLGDDRTVQQTYAAGALVHQR